A genomic region of Desulfosarcina ovata subsp. ovata contains the following coding sequences:
- a CDS encoding sigma-70 family RNA polymerase sigma factor, whose translation MGYENRYQGIDDYAVRIIKYKARQLVGRVGFTESDRQDLEQEMVFDLLRRLPKFKPERAQRNTFIARVVEHKVATIIEAQKAGMRDYRLCSCSLNDRFENEEGGSVERIDTINQDDYLQRTGKLSRPISDLRGLSIDVRSAVEKLPPELRELCKRLQTESVTEISRDTGIPRGTIYESIKKLRTLFEDAGLKDYL comes from the coding sequence ATGGGTTACGAAAATCGCTATCAGGGCATAGACGACTATGCCGTCCGGATCATCAAGTACAAGGCAAGACAACTGGTTGGACGGGTTGGGTTCACCGAATCGGACCGCCAGGACTTGGAGCAGGAGATGGTCTTCGACCTGCTCCGTCGCTTACCGAAGTTCAAACCCGAACGTGCCCAGCGCAACACGTTCATCGCCCGGGTGGTCGAACACAAGGTTGCCACGATCATCGAGGCGCAAAAAGCCGGGATGCGGGATTACCGACTTTGCTCCTGTTCATTGAACGACCGCTTTGAAAACGAAGAAGGCGGTTCCGTCGAGCGGATAGACACCATCAATCAGGACGACTACCTGCAACGCACCGGCAAACTCTCCCGCCCCATATCCGATTTACGGGGGCTGTCCATCGACGTCCGCAGTGCCGTCGAAAAACTGCCGCCTGAACTGCGCGAGCTGTGCAAGCGCCTCCAGACCGAGAGTGTGACGGAGATCTCCCGCGACACAGGTATTCCGCGAGGGACCATCTACGAGTCCATCAAGAAACTGCGGACGCTGTTCGAGGACGCGGGGCTGAAGGATTACCTGTGA
- a CDS encoding PD-(D/E)XK nuclease family protein, with amino-acid sequence MSTPMLTTYSMWSLFRNCRKACDWRYQRELVPLKRNHNLNFGSLIHECLEIWHRDRDLKQVLNFIDRACPNRAQEDREQRDWHLATAMMKGYAARYQTEEFEVIALEKTFKGKIVNPATGASSRSFVLAGKVDGIVRIGDEFFLLEHKTASQIDADYLERLWTDFQIILYAWYIEQTQGLRIAGILYNILVKARLQQGRGETEAEFEERRRILIAKSKTGKSSAKRKHPESDETFQDRLCAKYADPGMFHRESLYISRDQFRSLQQDLWELTQNFLDARRRGVFYRNTGFCFHYHRPCAYFPLCRSGGNPNIIENLYQQVPPHEELRDGESIEETPAF; translated from the coding sequence ATGAGCACTCCAATGCTGACCACTTACTCGATGTGGAGTCTCTTCCGTAACTGCCGAAAGGCCTGCGACTGGCGTTACCAACGTGAACTCGTGCCGCTGAAGCGAAATCACAATCTTAATTTTGGCTCTTTGATCCATGAATGCCTGGAGATTTGGCACCGTGATCGGGACCTGAAGCAGGTACTGAATTTCATCGACCGCGCGTGCCCAAACCGGGCTCAGGAGGACCGGGAACAACGAGATTGGCACCTGGCCACAGCCATGATGAAGGGCTACGCCGCACGCTACCAGACCGAGGAGTTCGAGGTCATCGCGCTGGAGAAGACCTTCAAAGGGAAGATCGTCAACCCCGCTACGGGCGCTTCATCCCGAAGCTTTGTCCTGGCCGGAAAAGTCGACGGCATTGTCCGGATCGGCGACGAGTTCTTTCTGTTGGAGCATAAGACCGCATCGCAGATCGACGCTGATTATCTGGAGCGGTTATGGACCGATTTCCAGATCATTCTATACGCATGGTACATCGAGCAGACACAAGGGCTCCGCATTGCGGGCATTCTTTACAACATCCTGGTCAAAGCCCGGCTTCAGCAAGGTCGCGGTGAAACAGAGGCGGAGTTTGAGGAACGCCGCCGGATTCTTATCGCCAAGTCAAAGACCGGCAAGAGTTCGGCCAAGCGGAAACATCCTGAATCAGACGAAACCTTCCAGGATCGACTTTGCGCCAAGTACGCGGACCCCGGAATGTTCCACCGGGAATCCCTTTACATCTCACGCGATCAGTTCAGGTCGTTGCAGCAGGATCTCTGGGAACTGACCCAGAATTTCTTGGACGCGCGGAGGCGCGGCGTCTTTTACCGCAACACTGGCTTTTGTTTCCACTACCACCGGCCTTGCGCCTATTTCCCGTTATGCCGTTCCGGCGGCAACCCCAACATCATTGAAAACCTGTACCAACAAGTCCCCCCGCATGAAGAACTGCGGGACGGGGAATCAATCGAAGAGACCCCGGCATTCTGA
- a CDS encoding DUF669 domain-containing protein, protein MQNDNYGNYDQGYDQDDIDLAQFDDDFAEAEVEDREFEPIPDGKYQVNVERVELTRAQTSGNPMLKWTLRIIAPRFRGRLLWRNNVMVSRENIKWLKTDLHTCGLSLEKISDLPANLEKLINIKLEVTKRTRGENENVYLNKRIVLEDGSDEYGTAAKDALAPF, encoded by the coding sequence ATGCAAAACGACAACTACGGAAATTATGACCAAGGCTACGACCAGGACGACATCGATCTCGCGCAGTTCGACGATGATTTCGCCGAAGCGGAAGTTGAAGATCGCGAGTTTGAGCCGATTCCCGACGGCAAGTACCAAGTTAACGTCGAGCGGGTGGAGCTTACCCGCGCTCAGACCTCGGGAAATCCCATGCTCAAATGGACCCTGCGCATCATTGCGCCCCGGTTCCGGGGGCGTCTGCTGTGGCGGAACAACGTCATGGTCTCCCGCGAAAATATCAAGTGGCTCAAGACCGACCTGCATACCTGCGGCCTGAGCCTTGAGAAGATCTCGGATCTTCCGGCCAACCTCGAGAAACTGATCAACATCAAGCTCGAAGTAACCAAGCGCACGCGGGGTGAAAACGAAAACGTATATCTCAACAAACGCATTGTGCTCGAAGACGGCAGCGACGAGTACGGCACCGCCGCTAAAGACGCCTTGGCCCCGTTTTAA
- a CDS encoding ATP-binding protein has translation MLPTKKTQPKQDLADLTVLIYGRSKIGKSTWCSQSDGALFLATEPGLNALDVFQVPISSWDDLLAACGDIAEGKHPFKTIIIDTVDNAYRMCSEYICKKFKIEHESDLGYGKGWALINNEFHRVLTKMAFMSYGLFLVSHSVEKEIETRTGKHTRIVPTLPDKARKIVLGMVDLILFCDLEITKDEDGNPTYRRVMRTKPSPNYEAGDRTGRLPETIDLDFSKFIEVFNMPATAPKVSASRSQVGSGDKQSKVPASAGK, from the coding sequence ATGCTACCAACAAAGAAAACCCAACCTAAACAAGACCTGGCCGACCTCACGGTACTCATCTACGGCCGCAGCAAAATCGGCAAATCAACCTGGTGCTCGCAGTCCGACGGTGCGCTGTTCCTGGCGACCGAACCCGGACTCAACGCCCTGGATGTTTTTCAGGTACCGATAAGCAGCTGGGATGATTTGCTTGCCGCCTGCGGAGATATCGCCGAGGGCAAACACCCGTTTAAGACCATCATTATCGACACGGTCGACAACGCCTACCGGATGTGCAGCGAGTACATCTGCAAGAAATTCAAGATCGAGCACGAATCCGATCTCGGCTACGGAAAAGGCTGGGCCTTGATCAACAACGAGTTCCACCGCGTTTTGACCAAGATGGCCTTCATGTCATACGGCCTCTTTCTCGTTTCGCATTCGGTGGAAAAAGAGATCGAGACCCGTACAGGCAAACACACGCGCATTGTTCCGACCCTGCCCGACAAGGCCCGGAAGATCGTGCTCGGTATGGTCGATCTCATTCTCTTCTGCGACCTGGAAATAACCAAGGACGAGGATGGGAATCCCACATACCGCCGTGTGATGCGGACGAAACCAAGCCCCAACTATGAGGCCGGTGACCGTACCGGACGTCTGCCCGAGACCATCGATCTCGATTTCAGCAAGTTCATTGAAGTGTTCAACATGCCGGCGACCGCGCCCAAGGTGAGTGCCTCGCGATCTCAAGTCGGCTCCGGGGACAAGCAGAGCAAGGTGCCTGCTTCCGCCGGAAAATAA
- a CDS encoding ERCC4 domain-containing protein has translation MDRITVVVDTREQEPYAFGASCEVVRRALPAGDYSIEGFEDSVAVERKTLEDFVSTVIRQRKRFYRELQRLEEYEAACVVVESDLRDVLTGRYRSGAHPNAVLGTVISIVVDFQIPVFFCSDRQVACRFVEEFLLRFYRKVSRRCEEKQPVIK, from the coding sequence GTGGACCGGATTACCGTCGTCGTCGATACACGGGAACAGGAGCCCTACGCCTTCGGTGCCAGCTGTGAAGTGGTCCGCCGAGCACTTCCAGCCGGAGACTACTCGATTGAAGGATTCGAAGACTCTGTGGCGGTGGAGCGAAAAACCCTCGAGGATTTCGTTTCCACCGTTATCCGCCAAAGAAAGCGGTTTTACAGGGAGCTTCAGCGTCTCGAAGAGTACGAAGCCGCGTGCGTTGTGGTCGAATCCGACCTGCGTGATGTCTTGACCGGACGTTACCGATCAGGAGCCCATCCAAACGCGGTCCTTGGAACCGTCATTTCCATCGTCGTCGACTTCCAAATCCCGGTCTTCTTTTGCTCCGACCGGCAAGTCGCCTGCCGGTTTGTGGAGGAATTCCTATTGCGATTTTACCGGAAGGTATCGAGACGATGCGAAGAAAAACAACCAGTGATCAAATAA
- a CDS encoding DUF2924 domain-containing protein encodes MNDLQETARNGKNDERTRNSVLRQLATLQTLTLEQLREKWIDIYGSDPPRYKKQFLIKRLAYRIQELFYGGLSETAKTRLRQIALDDPVATVEGKVSEERKSNENILPGTRFVRVWNDRRYEVTAREKGFEYDGRVFRSLSAVAREITGTRWNGKVFFGLKKSYGKKNGGGKNAR; translated from the coding sequence ATGAATGACTTACAAGAAACAGCCCGCAACGGAAAAAATGATGAAAGGACCCGGAATTCCGTCCTGCGGCAACTGGCAACGCTCCAGACTCTGACGCTGGAGCAACTTCGCGAGAAATGGATCGACATCTATGGCAGCGACCCGCCCCGCTACAAAAAGCAGTTCCTCATCAAGCGCCTGGCCTATCGCATCCAGGAGCTCTTTTACGGTGGCCTGTCGGAAACCGCCAAGACACGTCTGCGGCAAATCGCCCTGGATGATCCGGTGGCTACGGTCGAGGGCAAGGTATCCGAGGAGCGCAAATCCAACGAAAACATCCTGCCGGGAACACGGTTCGTGCGGGTTTGGAATGACCGTCGATACGAGGTCACCGCCCGGGAAAAGGGCTTTGAATACGACGGCCGGGTCTTCCGATCACTCAGTGCGGTGGCTCGGGAAATCACCGGCACCCGCTGGAACGGGAAGGTCTTTTTCGGCCTGAAAAAAAGTTATGGCAAAAAGAACGGAGGTGGCAAGAATGCTCGATAA
- a CDS encoding AAA family ATPase has product MRRKTTSDQITIRGRVEAVFYAGPRFSAGRLATSSGEDIQFAGLLFVREHEPVVLRGHWITHPKYGRQFDVEAMEYDLELDTDGLAHYLANHPEIKGIGPVKARLIAERFGKDLDQALIERPEAVAEAARLSLAAVERLRDEWRKTREVNKAITWLAAFGLTHHQVASLVKKLGNNVLGMLKADPYLIVREVRGFGFKRVDKIARKMGTPKEHDTRIRAGLLHCVEESLNDGDCWVEYEELVDRANTLLVMDVLDSRERIEKSLDSLIEDSSLSCISWGGRFLVAKPEIRRMEEDLAATLAKGKQANPHFDDGDDLRSLISRVAPQLNQGQRDAVYTVLKNSISVISGGAGSGKTFTVSSVTNIFEEHELRVVLAAPTGKAAKRLEQVVGHSASTIHRLLGFNGKTYARGPEDPIDADVIIIDEVSMVDIPLAWHLFRTIDLERTAVVLVGDHNQLPPVGPGNMLRDLTQSRAVPMVLLDTVVRQAGVLKENCIAVLSGEVRKTSEPEDSNRRAWYVVDQFTDQTDAQRFLLELFENVLDKRLRYDLREDVQVLTPTHKGPLGTKSLNSELQRLIQKKLWDVEAPVPKPGRRPKFLLHDKVIQTRNNYDLGVMNGAMGNVIRIDRDGSMAIEFDGVPVDIESGSPNMQDLQLAYALTIHKAQGSEFPCAIVVVHKAHSFMHHRNLLYTGVTRARKTAVVIGDRWGIQNCARKRRQDERKTFLSLLLTPDQAGPLNDPAVSVELQI; this is encoded by the coding sequence ATGCGAAGAAAAACAACCAGTGATCAAATAACCATACGCGGTCGCGTCGAAGCTGTGTTTTACGCCGGGCCGCGGTTTTCAGCGGGCAGACTGGCAACCTCCTCCGGCGAGGATATCCAATTCGCGGGCCTGCTGTTTGTGCGTGAGCACGAACCGGTTGTCCTCCGCGGCCACTGGATCACCCATCCCAAGTACGGGCGTCAATTCGATGTCGAGGCCATGGAGTATGACCTCGAGCTGGATACGGACGGACTTGCCCACTACCTGGCTAATCATCCGGAGATCAAAGGCATCGGACCGGTCAAGGCGCGACTTATCGCCGAGCGTTTCGGAAAGGATTTAGACCAGGCGCTCATTGAACGACCGGAGGCTGTGGCAGAAGCTGCGAGACTCTCGCTGGCTGCGGTAGAAAGGCTACGTGATGAATGGCGAAAGACCAGGGAGGTCAATAAAGCGATCACTTGGCTGGCCGCTTTCGGTCTGACCCACCACCAGGTGGCAAGCCTGGTCAAGAAGCTCGGTAACAACGTTCTCGGCATGCTCAAGGCCGATCCTTACCTCATTGTTCGGGAGGTGCGCGGCTTCGGATTCAAACGAGTCGACAAGATCGCCCGCAAGATGGGCACGCCCAAGGAGCATGACACTCGCATCCGGGCAGGGTTGCTTCATTGTGTTGAAGAGTCCCTCAATGACGGTGACTGCTGGGTCGAGTACGAGGAATTGGTTGACCGGGCGAACACGCTGCTTGTCATGGATGTGCTTGACAGCCGTGAACGGATCGAAAAGTCGCTGGACTCACTCATAGAGGACAGCTCGCTCTCGTGTATCTCCTGGGGTGGACGGTTCCTCGTGGCAAAACCCGAGATTCGCCGAATGGAAGAGGATCTGGCGGCGACTCTCGCAAAGGGGAAACAGGCAAATCCCCACTTCGACGATGGGGATGATCTGCGATCACTGATTTCACGAGTAGCACCGCAACTCAACCAGGGTCAGCGGGATGCCGTTTACACCGTTTTAAAAAACTCCATTTCCGTCATCTCCGGCGGTGCCGGCAGCGGCAAGACATTCACCGTTTCATCCGTAACCAACATATTCGAGGAACACGAGCTTCGAGTGGTCCTGGCAGCACCGACCGGAAAGGCGGCCAAGCGACTTGAGCAAGTCGTCGGACACTCCGCGAGCACCATCCACCGGCTGTTGGGATTTAACGGCAAGACATACGCGCGAGGCCCTGAAGACCCTATCGACGCCGATGTCATCATCATCGACGAAGTCTCGATGGTTGATATTCCGCTGGCCTGGCATTTGTTCAGAACCATCGACCTTGAGCGCACAGCGGTGGTTCTCGTGGGAGACCATAACCAGCTGCCCCCGGTGGGACCGGGGAATATGCTTCGGGATCTCACTCAGTCACGAGCCGTTCCGATGGTTCTGCTGGACACGGTTGTGCGACAAGCGGGAGTGCTCAAGGAAAACTGTATTGCCGTCTTGAGCGGAGAGGTGCGCAAGACCAGCGAGCCGGAAGATTCCAATCGCCGAGCATGGTATGTGGTGGATCAGTTCACGGATCAGACGGACGCGCAACGCTTCCTCCTCGAGCTGTTTGAAAATGTACTGGATAAACGGCTGCGTTACGACCTTCGGGAAGACGTCCAGGTACTGACGCCGACACACAAGGGTCCGCTCGGGACCAAATCACTCAACTCAGAACTCCAGCGGTTGATCCAAAAGAAACTCTGGGACGTTGAAGCACCGGTTCCGAAACCGGGCCGAAGACCAAAGTTCCTGCTCCACGACAAGGTGATCCAAACCCGGAACAATTACGACCTCGGTGTGATGAACGGTGCGATGGGCAACGTGATCCGTATAGACCGAGACGGTTCAATGGCCATCGAATTCGATGGCGTGCCGGTAGATATCGAATCGGGCTCGCCGAATATGCAGGACCTGCAGTTGGCTTACGCGCTCACGATACACAAGGCCCAAGGCTCAGAATTTCCGTGCGCCATTGTTGTGGTCCATAAAGCGCATTCGTTTATGCACCACCGCAACCTTTTATATACCGGCGTCACCCGAGCCAGAAAAACAGCCGTAGTCATTGGAGACCGGTGGGGAATACAGAACTGCGCCCGAAAGCGCCGGCAGGATGAACGAAAGACATTCCTTTCGCTGTTGCTTACACCCGACCAGGCTGGGCCCCTAAACGATCCGGCTGTTTCGGTTGAGCTGCAGATATGA
- the lexA gene encoding transcriptional repressor LexA: MGRSKTEKITPLQRETLEEICRYINAKGYPPTVKELSVTFGISHSSVHERINQLVRKGHLKREGRKARGLTVVKRPKDMAADLVAVAVVRTVVAGEPVLAEGNIIGEVLVDAVTVKSGEFFALRASDDSMTGAGINDGDLIIVRRQQLAENGDIVVAVLNGETTVKRLRLEDRRIELVPENPGLAPVKVRPKDDLRIMGKVVGRKHK, encoded by the coding sequence ATGGGCAGGAGTAAGACAGAGAAAATTACACCGCTGCAGCGGGAAACCCTTGAAGAGATATGCCGCTATATCAATGCGAAGGGCTATCCGCCGACGGTGAAAGAACTGAGCGTTACCTTTGGTATCAGCCATTCAAGCGTGCATGAACGCATTAACCAGCTGGTTCGAAAGGGGCATTTAAAGCGTGAAGGCCGTAAGGCACGCGGCTTGACCGTGGTCAAGCGGCCAAAGGATATGGCTGCCGATCTGGTGGCGGTTGCCGTGGTAAGGACGGTCGTAGCGGGTGAACCCGTCCTCGCGGAGGGGAACATCATCGGTGAAGTTCTGGTTGACGCCGTCACTGTCAAGTCCGGTGAGTTTTTCGCGCTCCGCGCTTCCGATGACAGCATGACGGGAGCGGGGATAAACGACGGCGACCTGATTATTGTGAGACGTCAGCAGCTTGCGGAAAACGGAGACATCGTCGTGGCTGTGCTGAATGGAGAAACCACCGTGAAACGGTTGAGGCTTGAGGATAGACGAATCGAACTCGTTCCGGAAAATCCAGGCCTGGCACCGGTTAAAGTCAGGCCGAAGGATGATTTGCGGATAATGGGTAAAGTTGTGGGCCGGAAACATAAATGA
- a CDS encoding recombinase family protein: protein MLDNTNTTSTRNKPLRCAIYTRKSHEEGLEQEFNSLDAQREASESYIESQRMQGWQGLPDRYDDGGFSGGNMERPALKRLLDDVDDGKVDVIVVYKIDRLSRSLLDFMKMVDLFNEKGINFVSVTEHFNTTDPTGRMFLGILITFAQYEREVIAERIRDKVAAAKRRGKYCGGPAILGYDVDRENKKLLTNADEAPLVQHIFRRFTQLASARKLAQELNEQGYKTKSWTTKKGKERKGTEWNTGHIYRLLGNRIYNGEVVHKGNSYPGEHHAIVDKELWDKVQSILSENTRAKQTKARSKMISPLQGVIRCGHCDCSMGPTYTQKGERRYTYYICEKDVKRAVSRCPLKRVPAGDIEKAVLEQLGAVFRTPTLVAKTYFAAKEMEEAERDRLTKQKEQLEEDLTLVRKRALELMSPDGNEPDREEKLATINQRAVTLTRHLANVSAGLRVFESDQVTERDVSEAFESIEIFWEDLFPLERNRLVRLLVESVKIRETGIDMELKTNGLTSLITELTGLACEVKERRNVK from the coding sequence ATGCTCGATAACACCAACACAACATCCACCAGGAATAAGCCGCTGCGCTGCGCCATCTATACCCGCAAAAGTCATGAGGAGGGCCTGGAGCAGGAATTCAATTCGCTGGACGCCCAGCGGGAGGCTTCAGAATCGTATATTGAAAGCCAACGAATGCAGGGTTGGCAGGGGTTGCCGGACCGATATGACGATGGTGGATTCTCCGGCGGCAACATGGAACGTCCGGCGCTAAAGCGGCTCCTCGATGACGTGGACGACGGGAAAGTGGATGTAATCGTGGTTTACAAAATCGACCGCCTTTCACGTTCGTTGCTCGACTTCATGAAAATGGTAGATCTGTTCAATGAGAAGGGTATCAATTTCGTCTCGGTTACCGAGCACTTCAACACCACCGACCCGACAGGCCGGATGTTTCTCGGCATCCTGATAACCTTTGCGCAATACGAGCGTGAGGTCATCGCCGAGCGTATCAGGGATAAGGTGGCGGCGGCGAAGCGGCGGGGCAAATACTGCGGCGGCCCGGCCATACTCGGATACGACGTGGATCGGGAAAACAAGAAGCTGCTGACCAACGCGGACGAAGCACCCCTGGTTCAGCACATCTTCCGGCGATTCACACAGCTGGCATCGGCCAGAAAGCTGGCGCAGGAGCTCAATGAACAGGGATACAAAACCAAGTCATGGACCACGAAGAAAGGAAAAGAACGGAAAGGGACCGAATGGAATACCGGTCACATCTACCGTTTACTTGGTAACCGGATCTACAACGGCGAAGTGGTCCACAAAGGGAATAGCTATCCCGGAGAGCATCATGCCATCGTCGACAAGGAATTGTGGGACAAGGTCCAGTCGATTCTCTCTGAAAATACCAGGGCCAAGCAAACCAAAGCCCGGAGCAAGATGATCTCACCGCTGCAGGGAGTGATTCGTTGCGGTCATTGTGACTGCTCGATGGGACCGACCTACACCCAAAAAGGCGAACGGCGCTATACCTACTACATCTGCGAGAAGGACGTCAAGCGGGCTGTCAGCCGCTGTCCGTTGAAACGGGTCCCCGCAGGGGATATCGAGAAGGCTGTGCTCGAACAACTGGGCGCTGTATTCCGAACTCCGACGCTGGTGGCCAAAACCTACTTCGCGGCCAAGGAGATGGAAGAAGCCGAACGGGACAGGCTGACGAAACAGAAAGAGCAACTTGAAGAAGATCTTACACTGGTTCGCAAACGGGCACTTGAATTGATGTCGCCGGATGGAAACGAACCCGATCGGGAGGAAAAACTGGCCACGATCAACCAGCGCGCGGTAACCCTGACCCGACATCTGGCAAACGTGTCGGCCGGATTGCGGGTGTTCGAAAGCGATCAGGTAACGGAACGGGATGTGTCGGAAGCTTTCGAGAGCATCGAGATTTTCTGGGAGGACCTGTTTCCCTTGGAGCGTAACCGGCTTGTGCGATTGCTGGTAGAGAGTGTAAAAATCAGGGAAACCGGCATCGATATGGAACTGAAAACCAACGGCTTGACGAGCCTTATCACCGAGCTGACCGGACTGGCGTGTGAAGTCAAGGAACGGAGGAACGTTAAATGA